Genomic window (Actinomycetota bacterium):
AGCTTATATACCTCCATTTCATGTAATATGCGGTCTATCTTTATCAAAATTAGGAATTTTAGTTGATACAGTAGTTATTAAGAACACACCATATCTCTTTAATCGTTACGACAGTATAATATTTTCAATTTTTTCCTGTGATCACTTACTACATAGTTATGGATTTAAAGGTCTTTTAACATCACTAAAAAATCTTGATAAAAATTTAGGTTATATAATCAACAACAAAAAATTAAAAGATAAACTAAATATATTTATTTTCTCAGACCATGGTAACTCTGTATTAAAGGGTAAATTTGAAATACAAAAAGTCTTAAAAGAAAATGGATATCATCTTACAAGATATTTGAATGAAAAAAAGGATGTAGCGTTAGTAAGTAACTTATTAAATTATGCATTTTTATATACAAAGGATAATCCAGAGAATATCTTAAAAATATTTAGCACATATCACCAAATAGGAGTTGTTGCATATAAAAATAAAAAAGATAATTCAGTAATTATTTCAAATACTAACGGAAGAGCAAAAATATTTAAAGATAATGAAAAAATTTGCTATTTATGTGAAGAGGGTGATCCCTTAGAATATAAAAACTACTTTAAAGAAGAAAATTTCACTGATATAAAATTAACGAAAGATGAGTGGATTGAAAAAACTTTAGACAGTAGAT
Coding sequences:
- a CDS encoding alkaline phosphatase family protein; its protein translation is MKAKTLIILLDGVSSKDFFKLYNSGELPNIKSFFDGGFVIKNLVSTFPTESQTCYPLIFYGIKLSETEEIAQMWYDRIKRQFIYLWDFFPIFRLHMKKEKHKSVFKGYGKALTVGLKETKDAGAYIPPFHVICGLSLSKLGILVDTVVIKNTPYLFNRYDSIIFSIFSCDHLLHSYGFKGLLTSLKNLDKNLGYIINNKKLKDKLNIFIFSDHGNSVLKGKFEIQKVLKENGYHLTRYLNEKKDVALVSNLLNYAFLYTKDNPENILKIFSTYHQIGVVAYKNKKDNSVIISNTNGRAKIFKDNEKICYLCEEGDPLEYKNYFKEENFTDIKLTKDEWIEKTLDSRFPYAVVRLYEVFENKNCGDIAISFDNGYCPNFSFTFNGRLKFTSKWPTFYYNHGGLERDQILSFLIANGEHVKSKKLKFAKLEDLYSIFKNYFEDIK